A stretch of the Uranotaenia lowii strain MFRU-FL chromosome 3, ASM2978415v1, whole genome shotgun sequence genome encodes the following:
- the LOC129750547 gene encoding snake venom 5'-nucleotidase isoform X1, whose product MAGFASQAALRSKWGDLVDSGSASIESSEVSQGLKNVVGWIKQASVEVREAGKRAVTQLQTTTPKNLLHLAPGTLIKQHVNDRGVAEDGMSGTNSSAGAAGPALTILHYNDVYNIDATCKQEPIGGAARFCTAIRSFSHLNPLVLFSGDAFSPSMLSTFTRGEQMVPVLNSVGTHCAVFGNHDFDHGLDVLAEWVEKTTFPWLMSNVVDNETGRPLGGGKITHILHHSDVKIGLIGLVEKEWLDTLPTIDPNEVTYIDFIKAGNQLADELHNQGCDVIIALTHMRTPNDIELAKHSGHIDLILGGHDHVFEILNIEDTHVIKSGTDFRQFSRIGVNTERNEHGKISITVEKIDVNSTKYNEDPVLKEELKKYSETIESKMDEVLGTFSVELDGRFSSIRTSETNLGNWICDVALAATGADAVMINSGTFRSDQIHQAGPFTMRDLVNIIPMQDPLIVLEVTGKTLHEALENSVCTYPKLEGRFPQIAGMSFAFDPSQPPGKRVEAKLVRIGDEWLNLEQNYTLCIKSYIYGGCDGYTMFKGCRVLMDDDAAPELGLAIQNHFKAIDVRLGKTHHTKHRQSLVTLSRRHSMIQMLENLELDGPTPIRRKSCINQPRYASMEHVKRGTLMRRASLDDLEQNSCQLAPSIQHRIIIVQNQDHMHEMILRRETMEKNSVIKETDELTP is encoded by the exons ATGGCCGGATTTGCGTCCCAGGCTGCCCTTCGCTCGAAGTGGGGCGATCTGGTCGACAGTGGCTCGGCCAGCATTGAATCGTCGGAAGTttcccagggtttgaaaaacgTCGTCGGATGGATCAAACAG GCATCGGTAGAAGTCCGGGAGGCAGGCAAACGAGCCGTGACCCAGCTTCAGACGACGACCCCCAAGAACCTGCTGCACCTGGCCCCGGGAACGCTGATCAAACAACACGTGAATGACCGAGGCGTCGCGGAGGACGGAATGAGTGGAACCAATAGCAGTGCCGGAGCAGCCGGCCCAGCACTTACCATACTGCACTACAACGATGTGTACAACATCGACGCCACCTGTAAGCAGGAACCGATTGGCGGGGCCGCCCGATTCTGCACCGCCATCCGGTCCTTCAGCCATCTGAATCCGTTGGTCCTGTTCAGTGGCGACGCTTTCTCGCCCAGCATGC TCAGCACCTTCACTCGGGGGGAGCAGATGGTTCCGGTGCTGAACTCCGTTGGGACACACTGTGCCGTGTTTGGCAATCATGATTTCG ATCATGGCCTGGACGTCCTCGCCGAGTGGGTCGAAAAAACCACGTTCCCCTGGTTGATGTCCAATGTGGTGGATAATGAAACCGGACGACCGCTAGGCGGAGGCAAAATAACCCACATCCTGCACCACAGTGACGTGAAAATCGGTCTGATCGGTTTGGTGGAGAAGGAATGGCTGGACACTCTGCCAACGATAGATCCCAACGAGGTCACCTACATAGACTTCATCAAAGCCGGCAACCAACTGGCCGACGAGCTGCACAATCAGGGCTGTGATGTGATCATTGCCCTTACCCATATGAGGACTCCGAACGATATCGAGCTTGCCAAGCACAGTGGGCACATTGATCTTATTTTGGGAGGTCACGATCAcgtgtttgaaattttgaacattgaGGATACGCATGTTATCAAATCGGGAACCGATTTCCGGCAGTTCTCTCGTATCGGTGTTAACACTGAGAGGAACGAACACGGTAAGATCAGTATCACGGTTGAAAAAATCGATGTCAACTCGACGAAATACAACGAAGATCCAGTGCTCAAGGAGGAACTGAAAAAGTATTCCGAAACGATCGAATCAAAAATGGATGAGGTGTTGGGAACATTTTCGGTCGAGCTTGATGGACGGTTTTCTTCCATCCGAACATCGGAAACGAATTTAGGCAATTGGATCTGTGATGTTGCACTGGCAGCAACGGGAGCTGATGCGGTGATGATCAACTCAGGGACATTCCGATCGGATCAAATCCATCAAGCCGGACCGTTTACTATGCGTGATCTGGTCAACATTATTCCGATGCAGGATCCTCTGATAGTGCTCGAGGTAACCGGAAAAACACTACACGAAGCATTGGAAAACTCAGTGTGCACCTATCCAAAGCTGGAAGGTCGGTTTCCTCAGATCGCGGGAATGTCGTTTGCCTTCGATCCGTCACAACCACCGGGCAAACGAGTGGAAGCTAAGCTGGTCCGCATTGGAGATGAGTGGCTAAACCTGGAGCAGAACTACACGCTGTGCATTAAAAGCTACATCTACGGGGGTTGTGATGGGTACACCATGTTCAAGGGATGCCGGGTGCTGATGGACGATGACGCTGCACCGGAACTGGGCCTGGCCATCCAGAACCATTTCAAGGCGATCGATGTACGGCTGGGCAAAACGCACCACACCAAACATCGACAGTCGCTGGTCACACTTTCCCGCCGGCATAGTATGATCCAGATGTTGGAGAATCTGGAACTGGACGGACCGACGCCGATCCGGAGGAAATCCTGCATAAACCAGCCGCGGTACGCGAGCATGGAGCATGTCAAACGAGGGACG CTTATGCGTCGAGCGTCCTTGGACGATTTGGAACAGAACAGCTGTCAGCTTGCTCCTTCGATCCAACACAGGATAATCATCGTCCAAAATCAGGAT cacatgCACGAAATGATTCTCCGGCGAGAAACTATGGAGAAAAATTCCGTAATCAAAGAAACGGACGAACTTACGCCGTAA
- the LOC129750547 gene encoding snake venom 5'-nucleotidase isoform X2 codes for MSGTNSSAGAAGPALTILHYNDVYNIDATCKQEPIGGAARFCTAIRSFSHLNPLVLFSGDAFSPSMLSTFTRGEQMVPVLNSVGTHCAVFGNHDFDHGLDVLAEWVEKTTFPWLMSNVVDNETGRPLGGGKITHILHHSDVKIGLIGLVEKEWLDTLPTIDPNEVTYIDFIKAGNQLADELHNQGCDVIIALTHMRTPNDIELAKHSGHIDLILGGHDHVFEILNIEDTHVIKSGTDFRQFSRIGVNTERNEHGKISITVEKIDVNSTKYNEDPVLKEELKKYSETIESKMDEVLGTFSVELDGRFSSIRTSETNLGNWICDVALAATGADAVMINSGTFRSDQIHQAGPFTMRDLVNIIPMQDPLIVLEVTGKTLHEALENSVCTYPKLEGRFPQIAGMSFAFDPSQPPGKRVEAKLVRIGDEWLNLEQNYTLCIKSYIYGGCDGYTMFKGCRVLMDDDAAPELGLAIQNHFKAIDVRLGKTHHTKHRQSLVTLSRRHSMIQMLENLELDGPTPIRRKSCINQPRYASMEHVKRGTLMRRASLDDLEQNSCQLAPSIQHRIIIVQNQDHMHEMILRRETMEKNSVIKETDELTP; via the exons ATGAGTGGAACCAATAGCAGTGCCGGAGCAGCCGGCCCAGCACTTACCATACTGCACTACAACGATGTGTACAACATCGACGCCACCTGTAAGCAGGAACCGATTGGCGGGGCCGCCCGATTCTGCACCGCCATCCGGTCCTTCAGCCATCTGAATCCGTTGGTCCTGTTCAGTGGCGACGCTTTCTCGCCCAGCATGC TCAGCACCTTCACTCGGGGGGAGCAGATGGTTCCGGTGCTGAACTCCGTTGGGACACACTGTGCCGTGTTTGGCAATCATGATTTCG ATCATGGCCTGGACGTCCTCGCCGAGTGGGTCGAAAAAACCACGTTCCCCTGGTTGATGTCCAATGTGGTGGATAATGAAACCGGACGACCGCTAGGCGGAGGCAAAATAACCCACATCCTGCACCACAGTGACGTGAAAATCGGTCTGATCGGTTTGGTGGAGAAGGAATGGCTGGACACTCTGCCAACGATAGATCCCAACGAGGTCACCTACATAGACTTCATCAAAGCCGGCAACCAACTGGCCGACGAGCTGCACAATCAGGGCTGTGATGTGATCATTGCCCTTACCCATATGAGGACTCCGAACGATATCGAGCTTGCCAAGCACAGTGGGCACATTGATCTTATTTTGGGAGGTCACGATCAcgtgtttgaaattttgaacattgaGGATACGCATGTTATCAAATCGGGAACCGATTTCCGGCAGTTCTCTCGTATCGGTGTTAACACTGAGAGGAACGAACACGGTAAGATCAGTATCACGGTTGAAAAAATCGATGTCAACTCGACGAAATACAACGAAGATCCAGTGCTCAAGGAGGAACTGAAAAAGTATTCCGAAACGATCGAATCAAAAATGGATGAGGTGTTGGGAACATTTTCGGTCGAGCTTGATGGACGGTTTTCTTCCATCCGAACATCGGAAACGAATTTAGGCAATTGGATCTGTGATGTTGCACTGGCAGCAACGGGAGCTGATGCGGTGATGATCAACTCAGGGACATTCCGATCGGATCAAATCCATCAAGCCGGACCGTTTACTATGCGTGATCTGGTCAACATTATTCCGATGCAGGATCCTCTGATAGTGCTCGAGGTAACCGGAAAAACACTACACGAAGCATTGGAAAACTCAGTGTGCACCTATCCAAAGCTGGAAGGTCGGTTTCCTCAGATCGCGGGAATGTCGTTTGCCTTCGATCCGTCACAACCACCGGGCAAACGAGTGGAAGCTAAGCTGGTCCGCATTGGAGATGAGTGGCTAAACCTGGAGCAGAACTACACGCTGTGCATTAAAAGCTACATCTACGGGGGTTGTGATGGGTACACCATGTTCAAGGGATGCCGGGTGCTGATGGACGATGACGCTGCACCGGAACTGGGCCTGGCCATCCAGAACCATTTCAAGGCGATCGATGTACGGCTGGGCAAAACGCACCACACCAAACATCGACAGTCGCTGGTCACACTTTCCCGCCGGCATAGTATGATCCAGATGTTGGAGAATCTGGAACTGGACGGACCGACGCCGATCCGGAGGAAATCCTGCATAAACCAGCCGCGGTACGCGAGCATGGAGCATGTCAAACGAGGGACG CTTATGCGTCGAGCGTCCTTGGACGATTTGGAACAGAACAGCTGTCAGCTTGCTCCTTCGATCCAACACAGGATAATCATCGTCCAAAATCAGGAT cacatgCACGAAATGATTCTCCGGCGAGAAACTATGGAGAAAAATTCCGTAATCAAAGAAACGGACGAACTTACGCCGTAA